Below is a window of Candidatus Thermoplasmatota archaeon DNA.
CATTGCAACGCAAGCTTTAGCTACTGCAAGTGACCAGGAATGGGAAGCTCTTCTGGGATTAACGTTTCCAGCACTCTATGCATTAATTGCTAGGAGGCATATGCATGAATATGGCACTACGAGAGAGCATTTAGCTAGAGTGGCTGTAAAAAATCATAAAAACGCATGCTTGAACACAAATGCACAATACAGGAGTGAAATTACTATAGAGCAAGTACTAAAAGCCCCTTATGTAGCAGAGCCTTTGACTGTGCTAGACTGCTCGCCAATAAGCGATGGCGCTGCCGCTTTGGTGCTTTGCAGTCTAGAAAAAGCGAAATCGCTTAAACTTGACACTACTGTAAAAATTCTAGCTAGTGCTCAGGCAAGTGACACCCTTGCTTTGCATTCTAGAAGCTCTTTAACTACTTTTGAAGCAACTGTAGCAGCTGCAAGACAAGCTTATAAGCAAGCGCGTATTGAGCCTAAAGATGTAGATGTGGCAGAAGTTCACGATTGCTTTACAATTGCAGAGATTTTAGCAGTTGAAGATCTGGGGTTTGCGGAAAAAGGCAAAGGCGGCAAAGCTTTAGAAGAAGGAATTTTCGATCTTAGTGGCGAATTGCCAATTAATACATCTGGCGGTTTAAAAGCTTGCGGCAATCCTCTTGGCGCTACAGGTATAGCGCAGGCAGTAGAAATTGTTAATCAGTTAAGGGGCAGAGCTGAAAAAAGGCAGGTAAAAGATGCAGAAATAGGCTTGACTCATAATGTTGGCGGTAGCGGAGCTACCTGCGTAGTACACATTTTCGGGAGGTGCTGAGAAATGCCTGTACCTAGATTCTGGCGTGAAACTCAAAGGCGCTACAA
It encodes the following:
- a CDS encoding thiolase domain-containing protein, encoding MREVVVIGVGMTKFGELWNKSLRDLIVEAGLKAIADAGVTSNEIDALYGGCMSAGQFISQEHVAALIADFAGLATKKIPAIRVEAACASGAVALRQAYLAVVSGAHDIVVAGGVEKMTDVDESIATQALATASDQEWEALLGLTFPALYALIARRHMHEYGTTREHLARVAVKNHKNACLNTNAQYRSEITIEQVLKAPYVAEPLTVLDCSPISDGAAALVLCSLEKAKSLKLDTTVKILASAQASDTLALHSRSSLTTFEATVAAARQAYKQARIEPKDVDVAEVHDCFTIAEILAVEDLGFAEKGKGGKALEEGIFDLSGELPINTSGGLKACGNPLGATGIAQAVEIVNQLRGRAEKRQVKDAEIGLTHNVGGSGATCVVHIFGRC